In a single window of the Nicotiana tomentosiformis chromosome 8, ASM39032v3, whole genome shotgun sequence genome:
- the LOC104106387 gene encoding kinesin-like protein KIN-UB isoform X1 — MATAYRNGTVPKGALKVDRPLSMNSTSKSSSFKSKNSGPAPASGIRRKSTGSVANSAASTKDATSVSGRVRVAVRLRPRNAEEMVADADFADCVELQPELKRLKLRRNNWDSDTYEFDEVLTEFSSQKRVYEVVAKPVVESVLDGYNGTVMAYGQTGTGKTYTLGRLGEEDTADRGIMVRAMEDILAEITPANDSVSVSYFQLYMESIQDLLDPVNDNISIVEDHKTGDVSVPGATAVDIRDQKSFLELLRLGEAHRFAANTKLNTESSRSHAILMVHVERSVKGRDSAISSENGSTSHTAKAFKPPVVRKSKLVVVDLAGSERIDKSGSEAHTLEEAKSINLSLSALGKCINALAENSAHVPVRDSKLTRLLRDSFGGTARTSLVITIGPSPRHRGETASTIMFGQRAMKVENMLKIKEEFDYKSLSRRLEIQLDKQIAEHERQQKGFQDEIERIAQEAQIQITEAEKGYAEALERERLQYQKDYMDAISKLEEQWAENKQKHENEKAKSSMLSASMEVAELKKKFENETLLRKAAEEEIDNLKNQVAQWKRSEAAGNSEILKLRKMLEDEACQKAKLEEEIAVLQSQLLQLSFEADETRRNLDRGGTVKLPGTLDSPIPPFMHQHLGDSGDGEKASMAKLFEQVGLSKILSLLESEDADVQIHAVKVVANLAAEEANQEKIVKAGGLNSLLTLLRSSNDETIHRVAAGAIANLAMNETNQELIMSHGGISLLSVTAAKAEDPQTLRMVAGAIANLCGNEKLQAKLRGEGGVKALLGMVRCRHPDVLAQVARGIANFAKCESRAYTQGSKTGKSLLIEDGTLPWIVQNANNEASPIRRHIELALCHLAQHEVNAKDMLKAGALWELVRISRDCSRDDIRTLAYRTLTSSPSFQAELKRQRIDYG; from the exons TTTCAGGACGTGTTAGAGTTGCAGTAAGACTGCGGCCTCGAAATGCAGAGGAGATGGTGGCCGATGCTGATTTTGCTGATTGTGTGGAATTGCAGCCTGAG CTTAAAAGGCTTAAACTTCGAAGGAACAACTGGGATTCAGATACCTATGAATTCGACGAAGTGCTTACGGAATTTTCTTCACAAAAGCGTGTGTATGAAGTAGTGGCCAAGCCTGTCGTTGAG AGTGTTCTGGATGGTTATAATGGAACAGTCATGGCGTATGGGCAGACGGGAACAGGAAAAACTTACACTCTTGGACGACTTGGAGAAGAGGACACTGCTGATCGAGGGATAATGGTTCGTGCAATGGAGGATATTCTTGCAGAAATAACCCCAGCAAATGATTCTGTCTCTGTCTCTTATTTTCAG CTTTATATGGAGAGTATTCAGGATCTCCTAGACCCAGTGAACGACAACATATCAATTGTTGAAGATCACAAAACTGGAGATGTTTCTGTACCTGGGGCTACTGCGGTGGATATCAGAGATCAGAAGAGTTTCCTTGAACTCCTTCGCCTGGGCGAAGCTCATCGTTTTGCTGCTAACACTAAATTAAACACAGAGTCTTCAAGAAGCCATGCTATACTGATG GTACATGTTGAAAGGTCTGTCAAGGGAAGAGATTCTGCTATTTCATCTGAAAATGGGAGTACTTCTCACACAGCTAAAGCATTCAAGCCACCTGTTGTGAGGAAAAGTAAACTAGTTGTTGTGGATCTTGCTGGCTCTGAGCGCATAGACAAATCAG GAAGTGAAGCACATACACTGGAGGAAGCTAAGTCCATTAATCTCTCCTTGAGTGCATTGGGAAAATGCATCAATGCGTTGGCAGAGAATAGTGCTCATGTTCCAGTTCGTGACTCAAAGCTCACAAGGTTGCTTCGAGATTCATTTGGAG GTACAGCAAGAACTTCATTGGTTATCACGATCGGTCCATCTCCACGGCATCGAGGAGAGACGGCAAGCACCATAATGTTTGGACAGAGG GCAATGAAGGTGGAGAATATGTTGAAAATTAAGGAAGAGTTTGACTACAAAAGTTTGTCCAGAAGGCTTGAAATACAGCTAGACAAACAAattgcagaacatgaaaggcaGCAGAAAGGATTTCAGGATGAGATTGAGAGGATTGCCCAAGAGGCTCAGATTCAAATCACGGAGGCTGAAAAAGGTTATGCAGAGGCATTGGAG AGGGAGAGGTTGCAGTACCAGAAAGATTATATGGATGCAATAAGCAAGCTAGAGGAGCAATGGGCAGAAAATAAACAGAAGCATGAAAATGAAAAGGCCAAG TCCTCAATGCTCTCTGCTTCTATGGAAGTTGCTGAGCTTAAGAAGAAGTTTGAAAATGAAACTCTTTTACGGAAAGCTGCAGAAGAGGAAATTGACAATCTTAAAAATCAAGTAGCACAATGGAAAAGGTCAGAG GCTGCTGGAAATTCTGAGATTTTAAAGCTGCGCAAAATGCTAGAAGATGAAGCATGTCAGAAAGCAAAGCTGGAAGAAGAAATTGCAGTCCTACAAAGTCAGCTATTGCAATTAAGTTTTGAAGCTGATGAG ACAAGGAGAAATCTTGATAGAGGAGGGACTGTAAAGCTTCCAGGCACTCTAGATTCTCCAATTCCTCCATTTATGCATCAACACCTAGGAGATTCAGGAGATGGAGAGAAGGCCTCGATGGCAAAACTCTTTGAACAAG TGGGTCTCTCAAAGATATTGTCATTACTTGAATCAGAAGATGCTGATGTGCAGATTCATGCAGTGAAAGTTGTGGCAAACCTGGCAGCTGAAG AGGCAAACCAGGAGAAAATTGTAAAAGCTGGTGGTCTAAATTCTCTATTAACTCTTCTTAGAAGCTCCAATGATGAGACAATTCACAGAGTTGCCGCTGGTGCAATTGCAAATCTTGCTATGAACG AGACAAATCAGGAGCTTATCATGTCTCATGGAGGCATCAGTTTGTTATCAGTCACAGCTGCCAAAGCCGAAGATCCTCAAACCCTACGCATGGTTGCTGGGGCCATTGCTAATCTCTGTGGAAATG AAAAGTTACAAGCAAAGCTAcgaggtgaaggtggagttaagGCGTTACTAGGAATGGTCAGATGCCGGCATCCTGATGTTCTGGCTCAAGTTGCTCGTGGAATTGCTAATTTTGCAAAATGTGAATCAAGAGCATACACTCAAG gaagcaagactGGGAAGTCTCTCCTTATTGAAGACGGAACCCTTCCATGGATTGTACAGAACGCTAATAATGAGGCCTCACCAATAAGGCGTCATATTGAGCTGGCACTCTGCCATTTGGCTCAACATG AAGTAAATGCAAAGGATATGCTCAAGGCTGGTGCCTTGTGGGAACTCGTTCGTATATCCAGAGATTGTTCACGAGATGATATAAGGACTCTTGCATATCGCACGCTAACTTCCAGCCCAAGTTTCCAGGCGGAACTCAAACGACAGAGGATCGATTATGGTTGA
- the LOC104106387 gene encoding kinesin-like protein KIN-UA isoform X2 has protein sequence MATAYRNGTVPKGALKVDRPLSMNSTSKSSSFKSKNSGPAPASGIRRKSTGSVANSAASTKDATSVSGRVRVAVRLRPRNAEEMVADADFADCVELQPELKRLKLRRNNWDSDTYEFDEVLTEFSSQKRVYEVVAKPVVESVLDGYNGTVMAYGQTGTGKTYTLGRLGEEDTADRGIMVRAMEDILAEITPANDSVSVSYFQLYMESIQDLLDPVNDNISIVEDHKTGDVSVPGATAVDIRDQKSFLELLRLGEAHRFAANTKLNTESSRSHAILMVHVERSVKGRDSAISSENGSTSHTAKAFKPPVVRKSKLVVVDLAGSERIDKSGSEAHTLEEAKSINLSLSALGKCINALAENSAHVPVRDSKLTRLLRDSFGGTARTSLVITIGPSPRHRGETASTIMFGQRAMKVENMLKIKEEFDYKSLSRRLEIQLDKQIAEHERQQKGFQDEIERIAQEAQIQITEAEKGYAEALERERLQYQKDYMDAISKLEEQWAENKQKHENEKAKSSMLSASMEVAELKKKFENETLLRKAAEEEIDNLKNQVAQWKRSEAAGNSEILKLRKMLEDEACQKAKLEEEIAVLQSQLLQLSFEADETRRNLDRGGTVKLPGTLDSPIPPFMHQHLGDSGDGEKASMAKLFEQVGLSKILSLLESEDADVQIHAVKVVANLAAEEANQEKIVKAGGLNSLLTLLRSSNDETIHRVAAGAIANLAMNETNQELIMSHGGISLLSVTAAKAEDPQTLRMVAGAIANLCGNEKLQAKLRGEGGVKALLGMVRCRHPDVLAQVARGIANFAKCESRAYTQEKSHYYSFVALPMILP, from the exons TTTCAGGACGTGTTAGAGTTGCAGTAAGACTGCGGCCTCGAAATGCAGAGGAGATGGTGGCCGATGCTGATTTTGCTGATTGTGTGGAATTGCAGCCTGAG CTTAAAAGGCTTAAACTTCGAAGGAACAACTGGGATTCAGATACCTATGAATTCGACGAAGTGCTTACGGAATTTTCTTCACAAAAGCGTGTGTATGAAGTAGTGGCCAAGCCTGTCGTTGAG AGTGTTCTGGATGGTTATAATGGAACAGTCATGGCGTATGGGCAGACGGGAACAGGAAAAACTTACACTCTTGGACGACTTGGAGAAGAGGACACTGCTGATCGAGGGATAATGGTTCGTGCAATGGAGGATATTCTTGCAGAAATAACCCCAGCAAATGATTCTGTCTCTGTCTCTTATTTTCAG CTTTATATGGAGAGTATTCAGGATCTCCTAGACCCAGTGAACGACAACATATCAATTGTTGAAGATCACAAAACTGGAGATGTTTCTGTACCTGGGGCTACTGCGGTGGATATCAGAGATCAGAAGAGTTTCCTTGAACTCCTTCGCCTGGGCGAAGCTCATCGTTTTGCTGCTAACACTAAATTAAACACAGAGTCTTCAAGAAGCCATGCTATACTGATG GTACATGTTGAAAGGTCTGTCAAGGGAAGAGATTCTGCTATTTCATCTGAAAATGGGAGTACTTCTCACACAGCTAAAGCATTCAAGCCACCTGTTGTGAGGAAAAGTAAACTAGTTGTTGTGGATCTTGCTGGCTCTGAGCGCATAGACAAATCAG GAAGTGAAGCACATACACTGGAGGAAGCTAAGTCCATTAATCTCTCCTTGAGTGCATTGGGAAAATGCATCAATGCGTTGGCAGAGAATAGTGCTCATGTTCCAGTTCGTGACTCAAAGCTCACAAGGTTGCTTCGAGATTCATTTGGAG GTACAGCAAGAACTTCATTGGTTATCACGATCGGTCCATCTCCACGGCATCGAGGAGAGACGGCAAGCACCATAATGTTTGGACAGAGG GCAATGAAGGTGGAGAATATGTTGAAAATTAAGGAAGAGTTTGACTACAAAAGTTTGTCCAGAAGGCTTGAAATACAGCTAGACAAACAAattgcagaacatgaaaggcaGCAGAAAGGATTTCAGGATGAGATTGAGAGGATTGCCCAAGAGGCTCAGATTCAAATCACGGAGGCTGAAAAAGGTTATGCAGAGGCATTGGAG AGGGAGAGGTTGCAGTACCAGAAAGATTATATGGATGCAATAAGCAAGCTAGAGGAGCAATGGGCAGAAAATAAACAGAAGCATGAAAATGAAAAGGCCAAG TCCTCAATGCTCTCTGCTTCTATGGAAGTTGCTGAGCTTAAGAAGAAGTTTGAAAATGAAACTCTTTTACGGAAAGCTGCAGAAGAGGAAATTGACAATCTTAAAAATCAAGTAGCACAATGGAAAAGGTCAGAG GCTGCTGGAAATTCTGAGATTTTAAAGCTGCGCAAAATGCTAGAAGATGAAGCATGTCAGAAAGCAAAGCTGGAAGAAGAAATTGCAGTCCTACAAAGTCAGCTATTGCAATTAAGTTTTGAAGCTGATGAG ACAAGGAGAAATCTTGATAGAGGAGGGACTGTAAAGCTTCCAGGCACTCTAGATTCTCCAATTCCTCCATTTATGCATCAACACCTAGGAGATTCAGGAGATGGAGAGAAGGCCTCGATGGCAAAACTCTTTGAACAAG TGGGTCTCTCAAAGATATTGTCATTACTTGAATCAGAAGATGCTGATGTGCAGATTCATGCAGTGAAAGTTGTGGCAAACCTGGCAGCTGAAG AGGCAAACCAGGAGAAAATTGTAAAAGCTGGTGGTCTAAATTCTCTATTAACTCTTCTTAGAAGCTCCAATGATGAGACAATTCACAGAGTTGCCGCTGGTGCAATTGCAAATCTTGCTATGAACG AGACAAATCAGGAGCTTATCATGTCTCATGGAGGCATCAGTTTGTTATCAGTCACAGCTGCCAAAGCCGAAGATCCTCAAACCCTACGCATGGTTGCTGGGGCCATTGCTAATCTCTGTGGAAATG AAAAGTTACAAGCAAAGCTAcgaggtgaaggtggagttaagGCGTTACTAGGAATGGTCAGATGCCGGCATCCTGATGTTCTGGCTCAAGTTGCTCGTGGAATTGCTAATTTTGCAAAATGTGAATCAAGAGCATACACTCAAG AGAAGTCTCACTACTATAGTTTCGTGGCATTGCCAATGATCTTaccatga
- the LOC104106386 gene encoding AT-hook motif nuclear-localized protein 22-like isoform X1: MDSVNHSLPPPFHTRDFNLHQFHQQTSEDEQSGTSGLNMSGLKRERDDNNMNNNNNENPNGGESKDGLGITGNSGEGEINRRPRGRPAGSKNKPKPPIIITRDSANALRTHVMEIADGCDIMESISNFARRRQRGVCIMSGTGIVTNVNLRQPASPGAIVTLHGRFEILSLAGSFLPPPAPPAASGLTIYLAGGQGQVVGGSVVGALMASGPVVIMAASFSNAAYERLPLEEDDQNPLPVPGGGTLGSPPGNIGGQGRQQQQQQQLMADPSLFHGMQPNLLNSIQLPSESYWATGRPPF, from the exons ATGGATTCAGTAAATCATTCACTCCCACCTCCTTTCCATACTAGAGATTTCAATTTACATCAATTCCACCAGCAAACCTCAGAAGATGAACAAAGTGGAACTAGTGGCCTAAACATGTCTGGCCTGAAGAGAGAACGCGATGACAACAACatgaacaacaacaataatgaaaatCCAAATGGTGGGGAATCAAAAGACGGATTAGGTATTACAG GAAATTCAGGAGAAGGAGAGATCAATAGAAGACCTAGAGGAAGACCAGCTGGATCCAAGAACAAACCAAAGCCACCAATTATCATCACTAGAGATAGTGCCAATGCTCTTAGAACCCATGTTATGGAAATTGCTGATGGTTGTGATATTATGGAAAGCATTTCAAATTTTGCAAGGAGAAGACAAAGAGGTGTGTGTATTATGAGTGGAACTGGTATTGTTACTAATGTTAATTTAAGACAACCAGCTTCACCAGGTGCAATTGTAACTTTACATGGCCGTTTTGAGATTTTAAGCTTAGCCGGATCATTTCTTCCACCACCAGCTCCGCCAGCAGCTTCTGGATTGACTATATATTTAGCTGGTGGACAAGGTCAAGTTGTTGGTGGTAGTGTGGTTGGTGCACTTATGGCATCTGGACCAGTTGTGATTATGGCCGCGTCGTTTAGCAATGCAGCTTATGAAAGACTTCCGTTAGAAGAAGATGATCAAAATCCTCTTCCAGTTCCAGGAGGAGGGACACTCGGATCTCCTCCTGGAAATATCGGAGGACAAGGAcgacagcaacaacaacaacaacaattgatGGCGGACCCATCTCTATTTCATGGAATGCAACCAAATCTTCTTAACTCCATTCAGTTACCTTCTGAATCCTATTGGGCAACCGGCAGACCTCCATTCTAA
- the LOC104106386 gene encoding AT-hook motif nuclear-localized protein 22-like isoform X2: protein MDSVNHSLPPPFHTRDFNLHQFHQQTSEDEQSGTSGLNMSGLKRERDDNNMNNNNNENPNGGESKDGLGNSGEGEINRRPRGRPAGSKNKPKPPIIITRDSANALRTHVMEIADGCDIMESISNFARRRQRGVCIMSGTGIVTNVNLRQPASPGAIVTLHGRFEILSLAGSFLPPPAPPAASGLTIYLAGGQGQVVGGSVVGALMASGPVVIMAASFSNAAYERLPLEEDDQNPLPVPGGGTLGSPPGNIGGQGRQQQQQQQLMADPSLFHGMQPNLLNSIQLPSESYWATGRPPF, encoded by the exons ATGGATTCAGTAAATCATTCACTCCCACCTCCTTTCCATACTAGAGATTTCAATTTACATCAATTCCACCAGCAAACCTCAGAAGATGAACAAAGTGGAACTAGTGGCCTAAACATGTCTGGCCTGAAGAGAGAACGCGATGACAACAACatgaacaacaacaataatgaaaatCCAAATGGTGGGGAATCAAAAGACGGATTAG GAAATTCAGGAGAAGGAGAGATCAATAGAAGACCTAGAGGAAGACCAGCTGGATCCAAGAACAAACCAAAGCCACCAATTATCATCACTAGAGATAGTGCCAATGCTCTTAGAACCCATGTTATGGAAATTGCTGATGGTTGTGATATTATGGAAAGCATTTCAAATTTTGCAAGGAGAAGACAAAGAGGTGTGTGTATTATGAGTGGAACTGGTATTGTTACTAATGTTAATTTAAGACAACCAGCTTCACCAGGTGCAATTGTAACTTTACATGGCCGTTTTGAGATTTTAAGCTTAGCCGGATCATTTCTTCCACCACCAGCTCCGCCAGCAGCTTCTGGATTGACTATATATTTAGCTGGTGGACAAGGTCAAGTTGTTGGTGGTAGTGTGGTTGGTGCACTTATGGCATCTGGACCAGTTGTGATTATGGCCGCGTCGTTTAGCAATGCAGCTTATGAAAGACTTCCGTTAGAAGAAGATGATCAAAATCCTCTTCCAGTTCCAGGAGGAGGGACACTCGGATCTCCTCCTGGAAATATCGGAGGACAAGGAcgacagcaacaacaacaacaacaattgatGGCGGACCCATCTCTATTTCATGGAATGCAACCAAATCTTCTTAACTCCATTCAGTTACCTTCTGAATCCTATTGGGCAACCGGCAGACCTCCATTCTAA